The Deinococcus sedimenti genome includes a window with the following:
- a CDS encoding class I SAM-dependent methyltransferase, translated as MTGAPIPGLTAAPVAHADVFAAWAAQVRAAPSGRADPARDVAFWARQAAHYDAGQPALPNTVAWLRGRLRGARSLLDVGAGTGRLTLPLAPAVPLVTALDHSPDMLAVLRAKGPPAHLSARCQGLQDALRDPTLPPHDAVLSAWSLAYLPDLRAALSGLLRLSGRDLLILEDDGVGSPHVNLRRHLSGQPRPQRASQLNAALSALGHPPDHHRVQEARELTFPDLPALLAQARLPLPDAEALAALRPHLTHDGAGWRYRWTFDVHVLHVRMGARP; from the coding sequence GTGACCGGCGCGCCGATCCCCGGACTGACCGCCGCGCCGGTCGCCCACGCGGACGTGTTCGCAGCGTGGGCGGCGCAGGTGCGCGCCGCGCCGTCGGGCCGGGCGGACCCGGCGCGGGACGTGGCGTTCTGGGCGCGGCAGGCGGCGCACTACGACGCGGGCCAGCCTGCCCTGCCGAACACCGTGGCGTGGCTGCGCGGGCGGCTGCGCGGCGCGCGGTCCCTGCTGGACGTCGGGGCCGGGACCGGGCGGCTCACGCTGCCGCTCGCGCCGGCGGTGCCGCTCGTCACGGCACTGGACCACTCGCCGGACATGCTGGCCGTCCTGCGCGCCAAGGGCCCCCCCGCGCACCTGAGCGCCCGCTGCCAGGGCCTGCAGGACGCGCTGCGCGACCCGACCCTGCCGCCGCACGACGCGGTGCTGAGCGCGTGGTCCCTGGCGTACCTGCCCGACCTGCGCGCCGCGCTGAGCGGCCTGTTGCGCCTGAGCGGCCGGGACCTGCTGATCCTGGAGGACGACGGCGTGGGCAGCCCGCACGTGAACCTGCGCCGCCACCTGAGCGGCCAGCCGCGCCCGCAGCGGGCGTCGCAGCTGAACGCTGCGCTGAGCGCGCTGGGCCACCCGCCCGACCACCACCGCGTCCAGGAGGCGCGCGAGCTGACCTTCCCGGACCTCCCGGCGCTGCTCGCGCAGGCGCGGCTGCCCCTGCCCGATGCCGAGGCGCTCGCCGCGCTGCGCCCCCACCTGACGCACGACGGGGCCGGGTGGCGCTACCGCTGGACCTTCGACGTGCACGTCCTGCACGTCCGCATGGGGGCGCGCCCGTGA
- the cobN gene encoding cobaltochelatase subunit CobN has protein sequence MTRGAPRQRVVRADGRTINVVRKRGHLSYCSHGCCCGRTDRGFAPAPVDAYREEWQRRGMRNQVHLTRSGCLGPCQLANVAHLVFDGHDVWFHSVNDAWLVRAIFDHLSTMLAADRFLPVPPELVEFTFNYYAWDAQTPGLPLDTAPPGAALPEAGVLAGFAVLSHADTDLLNLESARESLPGGFGPVTGAALGGVRSEAQMDALLAGAVGSAEVVLVRLHGRFEALPGGQRLLAHARARGQHLLLVSGTNDPDPELARLSTAPLRALDAALAYLAASGWVNMRELLLALSDTLRLTAFGAQPPAAAPPHGVYHPDLPQDATLADWQARRDPQRPAVGVVFYRAHALSGNTAFIDTLVAALDDAGADALPVFTTSLRDAGPDGDPQVFALLRGQVDAVITTLSFALGEARTHTGEHEGLASAFERLGVPVVQGLTAGGARGPWETSPRGLNPLDTAMNVALPEFDGRVIGVPFAFKTQQAGKARRLEADPERSARLAGLTVRLARLRHRPNADKRLAFIFTNSTAKASQVGNAVGLDSAASLLRVLRALQGDGYDVGTLPGTPDELMHALIARGNYDRTVMTAQELAWAAARVPAARYESWFADLPEPQRRRMSAQWGPPPGEAFVHGGELCLAGLTFGKVFVALQPPRGYGMDPDAIYHTPDLPPTHHYHALYRWLREPVALGGFGADAAVHVGKHGTLEWLPGKGVGLSAACFPDSLLGDLPLLYPFVINDPGEGTQAKRRAHATMISHLPPPLTRADTYGPLAELAALVDEYYQLELLDPGKLPLLQGQIWALVQQADLGADLGVMLRRDHGDHTHEWDDAFTEDGLPVTLSEMNGADVAHLLEDIDGYLCELGAAQIRDGLHTLGEVPRGEARAEMLRALTRLANTGAPGLHAGLAGVLGLDLDALLDRPGARFDPPAATAPGADLAALAARPVLTHGDALELLDELGLHLYQELHGRAFAPDAIPEVLARTLGARASYGTLPQTLSYACEVLNPALDATGDEIANLLAGLSGRFVPPGPSGAPSRGQAHILPTGKNFYAVDPRALPSQAAWTVGGNLAREALDRHRRETGGYPASVAISVWGTSNMRTQGDDVAEVLALLGARPVWHPQSRRLEGTELIPLAELGRPRIDVTVRISGFFRDAFPHLVTLLDGAAQLAIHADEPEDLNYPRRHYLEALRGRLAEVPQEEAEARAAYRVFGSKPGTYGAGILDLIHEGNWTDEADFARAFVNWGGYAYSAAEDGADAREDFRARLRGTQLVLHNQDNREHDLFDSDDYLQFFGGMLASVRHLAGGPARGYFGDTSNPERARVRDLKEEALRVYRSRVVNPKWLDGIRRHGYKGGLEQTATVDYLFGFDATAGVAHDFMYEGVAQAYALDPVNQAFLRASNPWALHAIAGRLLEAQGRGLWTAEPTTLEALRDLLVESEGLLEERGESARVGS, from the coding sequence GTGACGCGCGGCGCGCCCAGGCAGCGGGTCGTGCGGGCCGACGGGCGCACGATCAACGTGGTCCGCAAGCGCGGACACCTGAGCTACTGCTCGCACGGCTGCTGCTGCGGCCGCACCGACCGGGGCTTCGCGCCCGCGCCGGTGGACGCCTACCGCGAGGAGTGGCAGCGGCGCGGCATGCGGAACCAGGTGCACCTGACGCGTTCCGGGTGCCTGGGGCCGTGCCAGCTGGCGAACGTGGCGCACCTGGTGTTCGACGGGCACGACGTGTGGTTCCATTCGGTGAACGACGCGTGGCTGGTCCGGGCGATCTTCGATCACCTGAGCACCATGCTGGCCGCCGACCGGTTCCTGCCGGTCCCGCCGGAACTCGTGGAGTTCACGTTCAACTACTACGCGTGGGACGCCCAGACGCCGGGCCTGCCGCTGGACACCGCGCCGCCCGGGGCCGCGCTGCCCGAGGCTGGGGTGCTGGCGGGCTTCGCGGTGCTCAGCCATGCGGACACGGACCTGCTGAACCTGGAGTCGGCGCGGGAGTCGCTGCCCGGGGGCTTTGGCCCGGTGACGGGCGCGGCGCTGGGCGGCGTGCGCAGCGAGGCGCAGATGGACGCGCTGCTGGCCGGGGCCGTGGGGTCGGCCGAGGTGGTCCTGGTGCGGCTGCACGGGCGGTTCGAGGCGCTGCCAGGGGGGCAGCGGCTGCTGGCGCACGCGCGGGCGCGCGGGCAGCACCTGCTGCTCGTCAGCGGCACGAACGACCCCGACCCGGAACTGGCGCGCCTGAGTACCGCGCCGCTGCGGGCGCTGGACGCGGCGCTCGCGTACCTCGCCGCGAGCGGCTGGGTGAACATGCGCGAGCTGCTGCTGGCGCTGTCCGACACGCTGCGCCTGACGGCGTTCGGCGCGCAGCCGCCCGCCGCGGCCCCCCCGCACGGCGTGTACCACCCGGACCTCCCGCAGGACGCGACCCTGGCGGACTGGCAGGCGCGGCGCGACCCGCAGCGTCCGGCGGTGGGCGTGGTGTTCTACCGCGCGCACGCCCTGAGCGGCAACACGGCGTTCATCGACACGCTCGTCGCGGCGCTCGACGACGCCGGGGCGGACGCCCTGCCGGTGTTCACGACCAGCCTGCGCGACGCGGGGCCGGACGGGGACCCGCAGGTGTTCGCGCTGCTGCGCGGTCAGGTGGACGCCGTGATCACCACCCTGAGTTTTGCGCTGGGCGAGGCCCGCACGCACACCGGCGAGCACGAGGGGCTGGCGTCGGCGTTCGAACGGCTGGGCGTGCCGGTCGTGCAGGGCCTCACGGCGGGCGGCGCGCGCGGCCCCTGGGAGACCAGTCCGCGCGGCCTGAACCCGCTGGACACCGCGATGAACGTCGCCCTGCCGGAATTCGACGGGCGGGTGATCGGCGTGCCGTTCGCGTTCAAGACGCAGCAAGCCGGGAAGGCCCGGCGGCTGGAGGCTGACCCGGAACGCAGCGCGCGCCTGGCGGGGCTGACCGTGCGCCTGGCGCGGCTGCGCCACCGGCCGAACGCGGACAAGCGCCTGGCGTTCATCTTCACGAATTCCACCGCGAAGGCGTCGCAGGTGGGGAACGCCGTGGGGCTGGACTCGGCGGCGTCGCTGCTGCGCGTGCTGCGTGCCCTGCAGGGCGACGGGTACGACGTCGGGACGCTGCCCGGCACGCCTGACGAACTGATGCACGCCCTGATCGCTCGCGGCAATTACGACCGGACGGTCATGACCGCGCAGGAGCTCGCGTGGGCGGCGGCGCGCGTCCCGGCGGCGCGGTACGAGTCGTGGTTCGCGGACCTGCCCGAACCTCAGCGGCGCCGCATGAGCGCGCAGTGGGGGCCGCCGCCCGGCGAGGCGTTCGTGCATGGCGGCGAGCTGTGCCTCGCGGGCCTGACCTTCGGGAAGGTGTTCGTGGCGCTGCAACCCCCGCGCGGGTACGGCATGGACCCCGACGCGATCTACCACACGCCGGACCTGCCGCCCACGCACCACTACCACGCGCTGTACCGCTGGCTGCGCGAACCGGTCGCGCTGGGCGGCTTCGGCGCGGACGCCGCCGTGCACGTCGGGAAGCACGGAACGCTGGAGTGGCTGCCCGGCAAGGGTGTCGGCCTGAGTGCGGCGTGCTTCCCGGACAGCCTGCTGGGGGACCTGCCGCTGCTGTATCCGTTCGTGATCAACGATCCCGGTGAGGGCACGCAGGCCAAGCGGCGCGCGCACGCGACGATGATCAGTCACCTGCCGCCGCCCCTGACCCGCGCGGACACGTACGGGCCGCTGGCGGAACTCGCGGCGCTGGTGGACGAGTACTACCAGCTGGAACTGCTCGACCCCGGCAAGCTGCCGCTGCTGCAGGGGCAGATCTGGGCGCTGGTGCAGCAGGCGGACCTGGGCGCGGACCTGGGCGTGATGCTGCGGCGCGACCACGGGGACCACACGCACGAGTGGGACGACGCGTTCACCGAGGACGGCCTGCCGGTCACGCTGAGCGAGATGAACGGCGCGGACGTCGCGCACCTGCTCGAGGACATCGACGGGTACCTGTGCGAACTGGGCGCCGCGCAGATCCGCGACGGGCTGCACACCCTGGGCGAGGTCCCGCGCGGCGAGGCCCGCGCGGAGATGCTGCGCGCCCTGACGCGACTGGCGAACACCGGCGCGCCGGGCCTGCACGCGGGCCTGGCGGGCGTGCTGGGGCTGGACCTGGACGCGCTGCTCGACCGGCCCGGCGCGCGGTTCGACCCGCCGGCGGCCACCGCGCCCGGCGCGGACCTCGCGGCACTGGCCGCCCGGCCGGTCCTCACGCACGGGGACGCGCTGGAGCTGCTCGACGAGCTGGGCCTGCACCTGTACCAGGAGCTGCACGGGCGCGCGTTCGCGCCGGACGCGATTCCGGAGGTGCTGGCCCGGACGCTGGGCGCGCGCGCCTCGTACGGGACGCTGCCGCAGACCCTCTCGTACGCCTGCGAGGTTCTGAACCCGGCGCTGGACGCCACCGGGGACGAGATCGCGAACCTGCTCGCGGGCCTGTCGGGGCGCTTCGTGCCGCCCGGTCCGAGCGGCGCGCCGTCGCGCGGGCAGGCGCACATCCTGCCCACCGGGAAGAACTTCTACGCGGTGGACCCGCGCGCCCTGCCGTCCCAGGCGGCCTGGACGGTCGGCGGGAACCTCGCGCGCGAGGCGCTCGACCGCCACCGGCGGGAGACGGGCGGGTACCCGGCGTCCGTGGCGATCAGCGTGTGGGGCACCAGCAACATGCGCACCCAGGGCGACGACGTGGCCGAGGTGCTGGCCCTGCTCGGCGCTCGCCCGGTGTGGCACCCGCAGAGCCGCCGCCTGGAGGGCACCGAACTGATTCCCCTGGCGGAGCTGGGCCGCCCGCGCATCGACGTGACGGTCCGCATCAGCGGCTTCTTCCGGGACGCGTTCCCGCACCTCGTGACGCTGCTGGACGGCGCCGCGCAGCTGGCCATCCACGCGGACGAGCCCGAGGACCTGAACTACCCGCGCCGCCACTACCTGGAGGCGCTGCGCGGCCGCCTCGCGGAGGTGCCGCAGGAGGAGGCCGAGGCGCGCGCCGCGTACCGGGTGTTCGGCAGCAAACCCGGCACGTACGGCGCGGGCATCCTGGACCTGATCCACGAGGGGAACTGGACGGACGAGGCGGACTTCGCGCGGGCGTTCGTGAACTGGGGCGGGTACGCCTACTCCGCCGCCGAGGACGGCGCGGACGCCCGTGAGGACTTCCGCGCGCGCCTGCGCGGCACGCAGCTCGTGCTGCACAACCAGGACAACCGCGAACACGACCTCTTCGACAGTGACGACTACCTGCAGTTCTTCGGCGGGATGCTCGCGTCGGTGCGGCACCTGGCGGGCGGCCCTGCGCGCGGGTACTTCGGGGACACCTCCAACCCCGAGCGGGCGCGCGTGCGGGACCTGAAGGAAGAAGCGCTGCGGGTGTACCGCTCGCGGGTCGTGAACCCCAAGTGGCTGGACGGCATCCGCCGCCACGGGTACAAGGGCGGGCTGGAACAGACGGCGACCGTGGACTACCTGTTCGGCTTCGATGCGACCGCCGGGGTCGCGCACGACTTCATGTACGAGGGCGTGGCGCAGGCGTACGCGCTCGACCCGGTGAATCAGGCGTTCCTGCGGGCCAGCAACCCCTGGGCGCTGCACGCCATCGCCGGGCGGCTGCTCGAGGCCCAGGGGCGCGGCCTGTGGACCGCCGAGCCGACCACCCTGGAGGCCCTGCGGGACCTGCTCGTCGAGAGCGAGGGGCTGCTCGAGGAACGCGGGGAGTCCGCGCGGGTGGGCTCGTGA
- a CDS encoding MFS transporter, translated as MTARTPARVAAQLGQAGALGAAGQQLGALSLPVIAAGLPGSTPLTLGLITAAAFLPHLLLGLFLGALADRLAPRGVMLLMHAARAGTLLLAAALAHAGVLGAGVLAGIALTLGALGALHDAALQRWLAGLPDRADANRAVQTGEQVALTVAPGLSGLLIGSLGAAAALLAEALSFLGAGARLSRVPAPVVLSRGTGPLLRDAADGLRFVWGHGTLRRLALTAAFVNLSRAMTFTLLSYYLLREVGVEPLVLGVVLTVSGLGGLGGAWLSRRTAAVPDETLLRRALTALAVAGLLVPLGDGGWTLALILLGRALGTACTVTYNIRQDTLRQALSPAGMEARVATASRTLLWGSLPLGAALGGALGGACGVRPALLIAATLVFAAPLLLGRVTPAPQATPAPLG; from the coding sequence GTGACGGCCCGCACGCCCGCACGGGTGGCGGCGCAGCTGGGACAGGCGGGAGCGCTGGGCGCGGCGGGGCAGCAGCTGGGCGCGCTGAGCCTGCCGGTGATCGCCGCGGGCCTGCCGGGCAGCACGCCGCTGACGCTGGGGCTGATCACGGCGGCGGCTTTCCTGCCGCATCTGCTGCTGGGCCTGTTCCTGGGGGCGCTGGCGGACCGGCTCGCGCCGCGCGGCGTGATGCTGCTCATGCACGCCGCGCGGGCGGGGACGCTGCTGCTCGCGGCGGCCCTGGCACACGCCGGGGTGCTGGGCGCGGGCGTGCTCGCGGGCATCGCGCTGACGCTGGGAGCACTCGGGGCGCTGCACGACGCGGCGCTGCAGCGCTGGCTGGCGGGGCTGCCTGACCGGGCGGACGCGAACCGCGCCGTGCAGACCGGCGAGCAGGTGGCCCTGACGGTCGCGCCGGGCCTGAGCGGGCTGCTGATCGGATCGCTGGGCGCGGCCGCCGCGCTGCTGGCCGAGGCCCTGAGTTTCCTCGGGGCGGGAGCGCGGCTCTCACGTGTTCCCGCCCCGGTCGTGCTGTCGCGCGGAACGGGTCCGCTGCTACGCGACGCGGCCGACGGGCTGCGGTTCGTGTGGGGGCACGGCACGCTGCGGCGGCTGGCGCTGACGGCGGCGTTCGTGAACCTGTCGCGCGCCATGACGTTCACGCTGCTGTCGTACTACCTGCTGCGCGAGGTGGGCGTGGAGCCGCTGGTGCTGGGCGTCGTCCTGACGGTCAGCGGTCTGGGCGGACTGGGCGGCGCGTGGCTGAGCCGCCGCACGGCCGCCGTGCCGGACGAGACGCTGCTGCGCCGCGCGTTGACGGCGCTGGCCGTTGCCGGACTGCTCGTGCCACTGGGCGACGGTGGGTGGACGCTGGCCCTGATCCTGCTGGGGCGGGCGCTGGGCACCGCGTGCACGGTCACGTACAACATCCGGCAGGACACGCTCCGGCAGGCGCTGTCCCCGGCCGGGATGGAGGCGCGCGTGGCGACCGCGTCGCGCACGCTGCTGTGGGGCAGCCTGCCGCTGGGCGCGGCGCTGGGGGGCGCGCTGGGCGGCGCGTGCGGCGTGCGGCCCGCCCTGCTGATCGCGGCCACGCTGGTGTTCGCCGCGCCGCTGCTGCTGGGCCGCGTGACGCCCGCTCCGCAGGCCACGCCCGCGCCGCTGGGCTGA
- a CDS encoding ATP-grasp domain-containing protein has translation MTLTVSVPESRPRLSPSFPFPPAQVLPGRAATARLPYGNPLFGRSDLETDVGLGGMNGLFGGLELAAHPAAWTPQVAALLARAGFELPRVTLYASRGEYRAALGDLWRRCGPIVTMFPQHPDDLPPTQAALDPALLTRLADKGQLDALTGCLAPRRTLRNAPSALRAAARALRNAPHGWVLKASHAPTGGGADVHFCPDEAALAAAAARYPAGTPLLLEPRLSVDLSPSAQLAVLPSGEVRLLGLTTQRLAGPRFAGVDLKPLARAARYAQLAQEVAQACAAQGYRGVLGVDLLDTGAEVLVAEVNPRLTGGSLAGLLTPQLGLLGLQARLVIHPSARTLDDLCARVGEGWEEGRLLPVMVWDGARWGGVNRVAALLLGRTDAELDGQDAWLRARLDGGS, from the coding sequence ATGACCCTCACCGTTTCCGTGCCCGAGTCCCGTCCCCGCCTGAGTCCGTCCTTTCCGTTCCCGCCCGCGCAGGTGCTGCCCGGCCGGGCCGCCACGGCCCGCCTGCCGTACGGCAATCCGCTGTTCGGCCGCAGCGACCTGGAGACCGACGTGGGCCTGGGCGGCATGAACGGCCTGTTCGGCGGGCTGGAGCTGGCCGCGCATCCGGCCGCGTGGACCCCGCAGGTCGCCGCGCTGCTCGCCCGCGCGGGGTTCGAGCTGCCCCGCGTGACGCTCTACGCCTCGCGAGGCGAGTACCGGGCCGCGCTGGGGGACCTCTGGCGCCGCTGCGGGCCGATCGTGACGATGTTCCCGCAGCATCCGGACGACCTGCCGCCCACCCAGGCGGCGCTTGACCCGGCGCTGCTGACCCGCCTGGCGGACAAGGGGCAGCTGGACGCCCTGACCGGCTGCCTCGCGCCGCGCCGCACGCTGCGGAACGCGCCGTCAGCGCTGCGGGCGGCGGCCCGGGCGCTGCGCAACGCGCCGCACGGCTGGGTGCTCAAGGCCAGTCACGCGCCCACGGGGGGCGGTGCGGACGTGCACTTCTGCCCGGACGAGGCGGCGCTGGCCGCCGCAGCGGCGCGCTACCCGGCGGGCACGCCGCTGCTGCTCGAGCCGCGCCTGAGCGTCGACCTGAGCCCCAGCGCGCAGCTGGCGGTCCTGCCGTCCGGTGAGGTGCGCCTGCTGGGCCTGACCACGCAGCGCCTCGCGGGACCACGCTTCGCGGGGGTGGACCTGAAGCCCCTGGCGCGCGCGGCGCGGTACGCGCAACTCGCGCAGGAGGTCGCGCAGGCGTGCGCGGCGCAGGGATACCGGGGCGTGCTGGGCGTGGACCTGCTCGACACCGGCGCGGAGGTGCTGGTCGCCGAGGTCAATCCGCGCCTGACCGGCGGCAGCCTCGCGGGTCTGCTGACCCCGCAGCTGGGCCTGCTGGGCCTGCAGGCGCGGCTGGTGATTCACCCGTCCGCCCGCACCCTGGACGACCTGTGTGCCCGGGTGGGCGAGGGCTGGGAGGAGGGCCGTCTGCTGCCGGTGATGGTCTGGGACGGCGCGCGGTGGGGCGGCGTCAACCGGGTGGCGGCCCTGCTGCTGGGCCGCACGGACGCCGAACTGGACGGTCAGGACGCGTGGCTGCGCGCGCGGCTGGACGGCGGGTCGTGA
- a CDS encoding cobyrinate a,c-diamide synthase: MTIPLPPPTVRAGPRRVVLAAASSGSGKTTVAALLCRALRARGLRVQPFKLGPDYLDPTHLTRAAGREARNLDSFLLGRERLRELFARAAVQADVSVLEGVMGLFDGRDPTTDEHSTADLALLLDAPVVLVLDAGGSARTVAAVACGLRDFRPELRVAGVILNRVGGERHAALCEAALDQVGLPVLGWVARDAGLHLPERHLGLLSAEQAAWDEDAADRAAAGLRLDALLDAIHAPALPDAPAPAQAGTPVRVALAHDEAFHFSYPDALDELRAQGAELIRFSPLRDAALPAGVGGVLLPGGYPEAHAHDLSGNASMRESIRAFAASGGAVLAECGGLMYLGESLDVDGHEVPMCGVIPYRTRMTPRLTLGYRDATALRGTLVAPAGAAVRGHEFHHSVLTHAPTRPAWRWTAHDGTITEEGYAHGNILASYLHLHLGADPTLAARFLDACRAVST; the protein is encoded by the coding sequence ATGACGATCCCGCTTCCCCCCCCCACCGTTCGTGCAGGGCCGCGCCGCGTGGTGCTGGCCGCTGCGTCCTCGGGCAGCGGCAAGACGACCGTGGCGGCGCTGCTGTGCCGCGCGCTGCGCGCCCGGGGCCTGCGCGTGCAGCCGTTCAAGCTGGGTCCGGATTACCTGGACCCGACGCACCTGACCCGCGCGGCGGGCCGCGAGGCGCGGAACCTCGACTCGTTCCTGCTGGGCCGAGAGCGGCTGCGTGAGCTGTTCGCGCGGGCGGCAGTGCAGGCGGACGTGAGCGTCCTGGAGGGCGTGATGGGCCTGTTCGACGGGCGCGACCCGACCACCGACGAACATTCCACGGCGGACCTGGCGCTGCTGCTGGACGCCCCGGTCGTGCTCGTGCTGGATGCGGGCGGGTCGGCGCGGACGGTCGCGGCGGTCGCGTGCGGCCTGCGGGACTTCCGGCCGGAGTTGCGGGTGGCGGGCGTGATCCTGAACCGCGTGGGCGGCGAGCGGCACGCGGCGCTGTGCGAGGCGGCCCTGGATCAGGTCGGCCTGCCCGTGCTGGGCTGGGTGGCGCGCGACGCCGGGCTGCACCTGCCCGAACGGCACCTGGGGCTCCTGAGCGCCGAGCAGGCCGCCTGGGACGAGGACGCCGCCGACCGCGCGGCCGCCGGATTGCGGCTGGACGCCCTGCTGGACGCCATCCACGCCCCGGCCCTGCCGGACGCGCCCGCCCCCGCGCAGGCGGGCACGCCGGTGCGGGTGGCGCTGGCGCACGACGAGGCGTTCCACTTCTCGTACCCGGACGCGCTGGACGAACTGCGCGCGCAGGGCGCCGAACTGATCCGCTTCAGTCCGCTGCGGGACGCGGCCCTCCCGGCGGGCGTGGGGGGCGTGCTGCTGCCCGGCGGGTACCCGGAGGCCCACGCGCACGACCTGAGCGGCAACGCGTCCATGCGCGAGTCCATCCGTGCCTTCGCCGCGTCGGGCGGGGCGGTCCTGGCCGAGTGCGGCGGCCTGATGTACCTCGGGGAATCACTGGACGTGGACGGGCACGAGGTGCCCATGTGCGGCGTGATTCCCTACCGCACCCGCATGACGCCCCGCCTGACCCTCGGGTACCGCGACGCGACCGCGCTGCGGGGCACCCTGGTCGCCCCGGCGGGCGCGGCGGTGCGCGGGCACGAGTTCCACCACTCGGTCCTCACGCACGCGCCCACCCGGCCCGCGTGGCGCTGGACGGCGCACGACGGCACCATCACCGAGGAAGGCTACGCGCACGGGAACATCCTCGCCAGCTACCTGCACCTGCACCTGGGCGCCGACCCGACCCTCGCCGCCCGCTTCCTGGACGCCTGCCGCGCGGTGAGCACTTGA
- a CDS encoding VWA domain-containing protein → MSAPGALPPQYPLAAVAHQPDLLLALSLLAVAPAIGGLLIRGDRGAAKSTAARGLAALLPPGPDGPAPFVNLPLGATEDRVIGTLDLPAALRGEVRLRSGLLAQADGGLLYIDEVNLLPDHLVDLLLDAAATGVVRVQRDTLSAEQPARFALIGSMNPEEGPLRPQFLDRFGLCVDVHAPHAGTERAEIIRRRMAFEADPAAFTARWAPAGADLAAQLHRARALLPAVQVPDALLDEITALSAGAGVRSLRADLVLYRAARACCALDGREHVTSAELHRVAPLVLRHRPRDPQSAAPPPPRPPTPAPHPPPSSPPTDAPSPDHPAPDDLRPNDLTPDEPTPGDPTPDGAAPPDPQGPGSTSGHPAPAPEDGPVTVSGPTASATPLELHGDRHGQRARGRQGPLSGAVAGPTSGPAGPTARLHVPATLRATLTRGDTRITPEDLRVVRPGPAGRQVLFVADASGSVGASGRMGTVKGALLDVLGAQGRGDRVALITFRATGADLTLDWTADRAAAEAAVRGAPTGGRTPLAHALTLAAQVLGGQRGGELVLLTDGRCNVPLTPGADPWTDALHAAAALRGIPSLVVDTEIGHVRLGRAAQLAQALGARCQTLEPA, encoded by the coding sequence GTGAGCGCCCCCGGCGCCCTGCCCCCGCAGTACCCCCTGGCCGCCGTGGCGCACCAGCCGGACCTGCTGCTGGCGCTGTCGCTGCTGGCCGTCGCGCCCGCCATCGGCGGCCTGCTGATCCGCGGGGACCGCGGCGCGGCCAAGAGTACCGCCGCGCGCGGCCTCGCGGCCCTGCTGCCCCCCGGTCCGGACGGCCCCGCGCCGTTCGTGAACCTCCCGCTGGGCGCCACCGAGGACCGCGTGATCGGCACGCTGGACCTCCCGGCGGCCCTGCGCGGCGAGGTGCGGCTGCGCAGCGGCCTGCTCGCCCAGGCGGACGGGGGCCTGCTGTACATCGACGAGGTGAACCTCCTGCCCGATCACCTCGTGGACCTGCTGCTCGACGCGGCCGCGACGGGCGTCGTGCGCGTGCAGCGCGACACGCTCAGCGCCGAGCAGCCCGCCCGTTTCGCACTGATCGGCAGCATGAACCCCGAGGAGGGCCCGCTGCGCCCGCAGTTCCTGGACCGCTTCGGCCTGTGCGTGGACGTGCACGCCCCGCACGCGGGCACCGAGCGGGCCGAGATCATCCGCCGCCGCATGGCCTTCGAGGCCGACCCGGCCGCCTTCACGGCCCGCTGGGCCCCGGCCGGGGCGGACCTGGCCGCGCAGCTGCACCGCGCCCGCGCCCTCCTGCCGGCCGTGCAGGTCCCCGACGCCCTGCTGGACGAGATCACGGCCCTGAGTGCCGGGGCGGGCGTGCGCAGCCTGCGCGCGGACCTCGTGCTGTACCGCGCCGCGCGCGCCTGCTGCGCCCTGGACGGCCGGGAGCACGTGACCAGCGCGGAGCTGCACCGCGTCGCGCCGCTCGTCCTGCGCCACCGTCCGCGCGACCCGCAGAGCGCCGCCCCACCGCCGCCCCGGCCGCCCACTCCCGCACCGCACCCCCCTCCGTCATCGCCGCCCACGGACGCCCCGTCGCCGGACCACCCCGCACCGGACGACCTGCGCCCGAATGACCTGACGCCGGACGAACCGACCCCGGGCGACCCGACCCCGGACGGCGCTGCGCCGCCCGACCCGCAGGGTCCCGGGTCCACCAGTGGTCACCCGGCCCCAGCCCCGGAGGACGGACCGGTCACGGTCAGCGGCCCGACGGCCAGCGCCACTCCCCTCGAGCTGCACGGGGACCGGCATGGGCAGCGCGCACGTGGACGGCAGGGACCTCTGAGCGGGGCAGTCGCCGGCCCCACCAGCGGCCCGGCCGGGCCGACCGCGCGGCTGCACGTTCCGGCCACGCTGCGCGCCACCCTGACGCGCGGCGACACCCGCATCACGCCAGAGGACCTGCGCGTCGTGCGGCCCGGTCCGGCGGGACGGCAGGTGCTGTTCGTGGCGGACGCCAGCGGCAGCGTCGGCGCGAGCGGCCGCATGGGGACCGTGAAGGGCGCGCTGCTCGACGTGCTCGGCGCGCAGGGGCGGGGCGACCGCGTGGCCCTCATCACGTTCCGCGCGACGGGCGCGGACCTCACACTGGACTGGACCGCTGACCGCGCCGCGGCCGAGGCGGCCGTCCGGGGCGCGCCCACCGGGGGCCGCACGCCCCTGGCGCACGCCCTGACGCTGGCCGCGCAGGTGCTGGGCGGGCAGCGAGGCGGGGAACTCGTGCTGCTCACCGACGGCCGCTGCAACGTGCCCCTGACGCCCGGCGCGGACCCCTGGACGGACGCCCTGCACGCCGCCGCCGCGCTGCGCGGCATCCCCTCGCTGGTCGTGGATACCGAAATCGGACACGTCCGCCTGGGGCGCGCCGCGCAGCTCGCGCAGGCCCTGGGCGCGCGGTGTCAGACGCTCGAACCGGCCTGA